One candidate division Zixibacteria bacterium HGW-Zixibacteria-1 DNA window includes the following coding sequences:
- the ispH gene encoding 4-hydroxy-3-methylbut-2-enyl diphosphate reductase — translation MIKLKKIIIARYYGFCMGVKRAISTAEETMSKGGQVTILNEIVHNDAIVRKFEEAGLAQSSSIDNIKKGTVIISAHGASPEIFQKAGDRGLNIVDATCPLVIRIHKIIHKLAEQGYQILHFGDPDHDETIGIVGHAPGRVRVIPNMEALESLGSIEGKLALTSQTTARVADFKEVEKLAAKKFPQVETFNTICNATNQRQVAVMDLAPQVDMMLVVGSSTSANSKRLAQISSAICGSSHLINTADDIKEEWFHRADGDVAVVGLSAGASTPDFLINGAIARLKELSGGGAEVVYPPRGTERNRLALKNDPS, via the coding sequence ATGATTAAGCTTAAGAAAATAATTATTGCCCGGTATTATGGGTTTTGCATGGGTGTTAAGCGGGCGATTTCGACTGCCGAAGAAACCATGAGCAAGGGCGGGCAGGTTACGATTTTAAATGAAATCGTCCATAACGATGCGATAGTCAGGAAGTTTGAAGAGGCCGGTCTGGCCCAATCTTCATCGATAGATAATATCAAAAAGGGCACCGTAATTATTTCCGCTCATGGAGCTTCGCCGGAAATTTTTCAGAAGGCGGGTGACCGGGGATTGAATATCGTCGATGCCACCTGCCCCCTGGTAATTCGCATCCATAAAATCATTCATAAGCTGGCCGAGCAGGGATATCAAATCCTGCACTTTGGTGATCCCGATCATGATGAAACCATCGGCATTGTCGGTCACGCGCCCGGCCGCGTGCGGGTGATTCCAAATATGGAGGCTTTGGAATCCCTGGGTTCTATTGAAGGCAAATTGGCGCTTACTTCGCAAACGACCGCCCGCGTGGCCGATTTTAAGGAAGTCGAGAAACTGGCCGCGAAAAAATTTCCACAGGTCGAGACTTTTAATACCATCTGCAATGCCACCAATCAACGCCAGGTGGCCGTCATGGATCTGGCGCCTCAGGTGGATATGATGCTGGTCGTCGGCTCAAGCACTTCGGCCAATTCCAAAAGACTGGCCCAGATTTCATCGGCTATCTGCGGTTCCAGCCACCTTATAAACACCGCCGACGATATCAAAGAGGAATGGTTTCATCGGGCCGACGGCGATGTTGCTGTTGTCGGACTATCTGCGGGAGCCTCGACACCCGATTTCCTGATAAACGGGGCCATCGCCCGCCTGAAAGAACTTTCGGGGGGGGGAGCGGAGGTAGTATATCCGCCCAGGGGGACTGAACGAAACAGACTGGCACTCAAAAATGACCCGTCATAA